A stretch of Glandiceps talaboti chromosome 18, keGlaTala1.1, whole genome shotgun sequence DNA encodes these proteins:
- the LOC144449288 gene encoding glutathione hydrolase 1 proenzyme-like: MLLCTGIINTHLHGLGGGHFMTVYNKEKGEAEVIDAREEAPSASTQTMFSYHERDDASQFGALSIGVPGEVYGYWTAHSRHGKLPWKDLFQPSIKLAEDGFVIGYVLATVMKSKENIIRSMDGLSEIFVNEDGSLKQEGEVMYRRKLGETYRKIAEGGAEVFYNGSLADDIIADIQDKDGIITVGDLKSYQPKLKMPLTINLGPYTVYSPPPPSSGAVLSLILNILKGYNFSEDSIKDDASKILTYHRIAEAFKFAYAKRSMLGDEDYVDLKDLVKNMTSPDYGESLRMKIDDQRTHNYTYYDPNFYLPEDAGTAQVCVVDQYGNAVSVTSSINLYLGSKIRGLRTGIIFNDEMDDFSSPNITNYFNVPPSKTNFIMPGKRPMSSMTPTIVVDDRGDVKFVVGAAGGTKITTTISLLAARTLWFGDGIKTANNKPRFHHQLIPHQIDYEEEIGDVVIQGLRNLGHSVNKKNSIGVAMGILRFKDGLTASSDPRRQGGSPAGF, translated from the exons ATGCTACTTTGTACCGGTATCATTAATACACACCTGCATGGTCTTGGAGGTGGGCATTTCATGACCGTTTATAACAAGGAAAAGGGAGAAGCGGAAGTTATTGATGCGAGGGAGGAAGCGCCCTCTGCGTCCACTCAAACTATGTTCTCTTATCACGAGCGAGACGATGCATCGCAATTTG GTGCTTTGTCCATCGGTGTCCCCGGTGAAGTATATGGCTATTGGACTGCACACTCGAGACACGGCAAATTACCTTGGAAAGATCTGTTTCAACCTTCGATAAAACTAGCTGAAGATGGCTTCGTAATCGGCTATGTACTTGCTACGGTAATGAAGTCAAAAGAGAACATTATAAGAAGCATGGATGGTTTAag tgaaatatttgtaaatgaagACGGTAGTTTGAAGCAAGAGGGGGAAGTAATGTACAGACGGAAGCTTGGTGAGACTTACCGGAAGATAGCTGAAGGGGGTGCCGAGGTTTTCTATAACGGTTCATTGGCAGATGACATCATAGCCGACATCCAGGATAAAG aCGGGATAATAACAGTCGGTGATTTGAAGAGCTATcaaccaaaattgaaaatgccACTGACAATTAATCTTGGTCCCTATACAGTCTACTCACCACCACCTCCTTCGAGTGGCGCCGTTCTTTCATTAATCCTCAATATTCTGAAAG GCTACAACTTCAGTGAAGACAGCATAAAAGATGATGCCTCCAAAATTCTAACTTATCATCGGATAGCTGAAgctttcaaatttgcatatgcaaaGAGGTCAATGCTTGGAGATGAAGACTACGTCGATCTTAAAGAT CTTGTGAAAAATATGACGTCGCCTGACTATGGCGAAAGTCTCCGAATGAAAATCGATGATCAACGAACCCACAACTATACTTACTATGATCCAAACTTTTATCTGCCAGAGGATGCAGGAACTGCCCAAGTATGTGTGGTAGACCAGTATGGAAATGCTGTCAGTGTTACATCTAGCATCAACTTGTA TCTCGGCTCTAAGATCAGGGGTCTCCGGACTGGCATAATATTTAATGATGAGATGGACGACTTCTCGTCTCCAAACATCACCAACTATTTCAACGTACCACCATCGAAGACAAACTTCATCATGCCAGGAAAGCGACCCATGTCATCTATGACACCGACCATCGTAGTCGATGACAGAGGAGACGTTAAATTTGTTGTAGGTGCGGCGGGAGGGACAAAAATAACGACAACAATTTCATTG CTTGCTGCTCGTACACTGTGGTTTGGGGATGGTATCAAGACAGCAAACAACAAACCTAGGTTTCACCACCAACTTATTCCTCATCAGATTGACTACGAAGAAGAGATTGGAGAT GTCGTGATTCAAGGCCTAAGAAATCTTGGACACAGTGTCAATAAGAAAAATAGCATAGGTGTTGCAATGGGAATTCTTCGATTCAAAGACGGATTGACTGCCTCTTCTGACCCAAGAAGGCAAGGTGGTTCCCCTGCAGGATTTTAA